The Verrucomicrobiia bacterium genome window below encodes:
- a CDS encoding four helix bundle protein — translation MTNAEIRMTKECQMTKPQWLDELSDSDDSSDLAFWGVENWQLGAPDSSPSVLKEDASSADQKFDLEERTALFGERIIRFCKKIPTSPTNNSLISQLVRSGTSVGANYCEADDSVSKKEFKNKIGTCRKEARETKYWLRMIATAEEPLKDEARAIWKEAREIHLIFCKIFRSS, via the coding sequence ATGACCAATGCCGAAATCCGAATGACGAAGGAATGCCAAATGACCAAGCCCCAATGGCTGGATGAGTTATCTGATAGTGATGACTCATCGGACCTTGCTTTTTGGGGCGTTGAGAATTGGCAGTTGGGCGCACCCGATTCATCTCCTTCCGTTTTGAAGGAAGACGCTTCATCAGCGGATCAGAAGTTTGATTTGGAAGAACGCACAGCCTTGTTCGGCGAGCGCATCATTCGCTTCTGCAAAAAGATCCCCACAAGTCCGACAAACAATTCCCTGATCAGCCAGCTAGTCCGATCAGGCACAAGTGTAGGAGCAAATTACTGCGAAGCAGATGACTCTGTTTCCAAAAAAGAATTTAAGAACAAGATTGGCACCTGCCGTAAAGAAGCCAGAGAAACCAAATACTGGCTCCGCATGATCGCTACCGCCGAAGAACCCTTGAAAGACGAGGCTCGCGCGATCTGGAAAGAAGCCCGCGAAATCCATCTCATCTTCTGCAAAATCTTTAGAAGCTCCTGA